A section of the Chryseobacterium scophthalmum genome encodes:
- a CDS encoding aminoglycoside phosphotransferase family protein produces MTSENAKRFFENHFGEKSTQFVTLAQSGSARVNFLAQNQIGKYIITYNENIAENESFLYFSKLFSELNLSAPKIFSVSDDRKMYIQEFLGEKTFSEIIAEEGLSENVKTLVKKTLKQLFELQGKTNGKIDFQKTFEYESYDELPVMHDLYYFKNFVADVLELEYHKSSILKEFKEIINLIESLEPKGIMIRDFQARNIMVNNENKVSFIDYQSAMKGPLMYDVISFLFQAKANFPENFKNGMLEFYIQQFEDKETQSQLKNSVKPIQMMRFLQVLGAYGFRGLIQRKQHFIASLDKGIQNITEFSESWDEMKNYPELKKVIEQLSSEKVKFKILEILKVN; encoded by the coding sequence ATGACTTCTGAAAACGCAAAAAGATTTTTTGAAAACCATTTTGGCGAAAAATCAACTCAATTTGTTACGTTAGCTCAAAGCGGTTCTGCAAGGGTCAATTTTTTGGCTCAAAATCAAATCGGGAAATACATCATTACCTACAACGAGAATATTGCCGAAAACGAGAGTTTCCTGTATTTCTCAAAGCTTTTTTCTGAATTGAATCTCAGCGCACCCAAAATATTTTCTGTTTCAGATGACCGGAAAATGTATATTCAGGAATTTTTAGGAGAAAAAACTTTTTCAGAAATCATTGCAGAAGAAGGTTTGTCTGAAAATGTAAAGACTTTGGTAAAAAAAACTCTTAAACAACTTTTTGAGCTTCAGGGAAAAACAAACGGAAAAATTGACTTTCAAAAAACTTTCGAATATGAAAGTTATGATGAGCTTCCGGTAATGCATGATTTGTATTACTTTAAAAATTTCGTTGCTGATGTTTTAGAATTAGAATATCACAAATCATCTATACTGAAAGAATTTAAAGAAATCATCAATCTGATAGAAAGCCTTGAGCCGAAAGGCATCATGATCCGGGATTTTCAGGCAAGAAATATAATGGTCAATAATGAAAATAAAGTTTCTTTTATTGACTATCAGTCAGCAATGAAGGGTCCTTTAATGTATGATGTCATTTCTTTTTTGTTTCAGGCTAAAGCCAATTTTCCTGAAAATTTCAAAAACGGAATGCTTGAATTTTACATTCAACAGTTTGAAGATAAAGAAACTCAGTCTCAACTAAAAAACTCGGTAAAGCCAATTCAGATGATGAGGTTTTTACAGGTTTTGGGAGCTTACGGTTTCCGTGGACTGATTCAGAGAAAGCAACATTTCATTGCAAGCCTCGATAAAGGCATTCAAAATATTACAGAATTTTCAGAAAGTTGGGATGAGATGAAAAATTATCCTGAGCTGAAAAAAGTAATTGAACAACTGAGTTCTGAAAAAGTCAAATTTAAAATATTAGAAATATTAAAGGTAAATTAA
- a CDS encoding RNase adapter RapZ has protein sequence MLHIDIHSFSYKKGGIPKDDSGNGGGFTFDCRGILNPGRVEEYKIQTGNDIGVQEYLETKTEMPQFLELIKNLVSINIDNYLGRGFENLQINFGCTGGQHRSVYSAIKIAHFIEEKYGDKVEISLHHDEQHQLNHK, from the coding sequence ATGCTACACATAGACATTCACAGTTTTTCATATAAAAAAGGAGGAATCCCTAAAGACGATTCAGGAAACGGAGGTGGTTTTACATTCGATTGCCGAGGAATTTTAAATCCGGGAAGAGTAGAAGAATATAAAATCCAGACCGGAAATGATATTGGAGTTCAGGAATATTTAGAAACAAAAACAGAGATGCCTCAGTTTTTAGAATTAATTAAAAACTTAGTTTCAATAAACATTGATAATTATTTAGGAAGAGGTTTTGAAAACCTGCAAATCAATTTCGGATGTACTGGAGGACAACACAGATCGGTTTATTCAGCCATCAAAATTGCTCATTTTATTGAAGAAAAATATGGTGATAAAGTAGAAATAAGTCTTCACCACGACGAGCAACACCAACTTAATCATAAGTAA
- a CDS encoding DUF6702 family protein: protein MKKFLYISGIFTLIILMSFSVADFFSSMTKADYVDGSKTLKFTMKVNTSHISDAIKINRNTAGFEAEVKKYVNNNFDVFVNGSPKALTFTGSQVSGETVWVYFEAGGISDINTLKIKNTLLLSAFPKQINLVSIAYKGNQKMMNFQRGKEVNEVSF, encoded by the coding sequence ATGAAAAAATTTTTATATATATCGGGTATTTTTACATTGATTATACTGATGAGTTTTTCTGTGGCAGACTTTTTCTCGTCCATGACAAAAGCAGATTATGTTGATGGTAGCAAAACGCTAAAGTTTACGATGAAAGTAAATACAAGCCATATTTCTGATGCGATTAAAATCAACAGAAATACTGCAGGATTTGAAGCTGAAGTAAAAAAATATGTAAATAATAACTTTGATGTATTTGTAAATGGTTCTCCTAAAGCCTTAACCTTTACAGGAAGTCAGGTAAGCGGAGAAACGGTTTGGGTGTATTTTGAAGCCGGAGGTATTTCTGATATTAATACTTTAAAAATAAAAAACACATTACTTTTGAGTGCGTTTCCTAAGCAAATAAACCTAGTAAGCATTGCATATAAAGGAAACCAGAAAATGATGAATTTTCAGCGCGGAAAAGAGGTAAATGAAGTGTCTTTCTAA
- a CDS encoding nucleotidyltransferase family protein: MKALIFAAGKGTRLKPFTDHHPKALAKVNGVPLLERNIKYLKGFGITDFVINIHHFGDQIVTFLKKNDNFGCKIEISDESDELLETGGGLIFAKEFLNHGEDFLIMNADILTKINIDDFVSYHKEIKDFATLAVSDRESSRKLLFNDDLVLRGWLNVQTGEQRLAEFNKGFRPLAFSGVHCINPVIFDKIKRKGKFSVMEEYLDLMQTEKIHGFVHDSILVDVGRPESVIEAEKYFK, encoded by the coding sequence ATGAAGGCATTAATTTTTGCAGCAGGAAAAGGCACCCGATTGAAACCTTTTACAGATCATCATCCTAAAGCTTTGGCTAAAGTGAATGGTGTTCCGCTTTTAGAAAGAAATATAAAATATCTCAAAGGTTTCGGGATTACGGACTTTGTGATCAATATCCATCATTTTGGGGATCAAATCGTTACGTTTTTAAAGAAAAATGATAATTTTGGCTGTAAGATTGAAATTTCCGATGAGTCTGATGAGTTGTTGGAAACAGGTGGTGGTTTGATTTTTGCTAAAGAATTCCTCAATCATGGTGAAGACTTCCTGATTATGAATGCCGATATCCTTACCAAGATCAATATTGATGATTTTGTAAGTTATCACAAAGAAATTAAAGATTTTGCTACCTTAGCGGTTTCAGACAGAGAGAGTTCTAGAAAACTGTTGTTTAATGATGACTTGGTTTTACGAGGCTGGCTGAATGTACAGACAGGAGAACAGCGTCTTGCAGAATTCAACAAGGGATTCAGACCTTTGGCTTTTAGCGGGGTGCATTGCATTAATCCTGTTATTTTTGACAAAATAAAAAGAAAGGGAAAGTTTTCTGTGATGGAAGAGTATCTGGATTTGATGCAGACTGAAAAAATACACGGTTTTGTGCACGACAGCATTTTAGTTGACGTAGGAAGACCGGAGTCAGTAATTGAAGCAGAAAAATATTTTAAATAA
- the xrtF gene encoding exosortase family protein XrtF, whose translation MLKDFKPVLGILLRFIIIYLVLLFAYQFYLTSFKEQGLDPFSRMVAKQVMFLQNTMGFPSALYDDVPKQQVWFHVKSQFVTRMVEGCNAISVMILFLSFVFAFYKGVKTFVFVVVGLILLHIMNVLRISGLNIVYSEYPQYGKMSHDYVFPAIIYGSVVVLWLVWIKFFALKNENS comes from the coding sequence ATGTTAAAAGACTTTAAGCCTGTTCTGGGTATTCTGCTACGCTTTATCATCATTTATTTGGTGTTGCTTTTTGCGTATCAGTTTTATCTTACAAGTTTTAAAGAACAAGGGCTTGATCCTTTTTCTCGTATGGTAGCGAAACAGGTGATGTTTTTACAAAATACGATGGGATTTCCGTCGGCACTGTATGATGATGTACCTAAACAACAGGTTTGGTTTCATGTAAAATCGCAGTTTGTTACCAGAATGGTAGAAGGTTGTAATGCAATTTCGGTAATGATCCTGTTTTTATCTTTTGTTTTTGCATTCTACAAAGGAGTTAAAACATTTGTTTTTGTGGTGGTGGGTTTAATCTTACTTCACATCATGAATGTCTTGAGAATTTCGGGTCTCAATATTGTTTATAGTGAGTATCCTCAATACGGCAAAATGTCTCACGATTACGTTTTCCCTGCCATCATTTATGGAAGCGTAGTTGTTCTTTGGTTAGTCTGGATTAAATTTTTTGCTTTAAAAAATGAAAATTCTTAG
- a CDS encoding GxxExxY protein, translating to MTKKEVTQLSYEITGLAIKVHKTLGPGLLESIYEECLKIELIKNGYDVKQQFYTTIDYEGVTIETKLVVDLLVNDLIILELKAVEEILPIHEAQLLTYMKVLKKPQGLLINFFTNNITKSLKPFINEYFKELPD from the coding sequence ATAACGAAAAAAGAGGTCACTCAATTATCATATGAAATTACAGGACTTGCAATAAAAGTTCACAAGACACTCGGTCCTGGTTTGCTGGAAAGTATTTATGAAGAATGTCTAAAAATTGAGCTGATAAAAAATGGGTATGATGTAAAACAACAATTTTATACTACCATCGATTATGAAGGAGTAACTATTGAAACAAAATTAGTAGTTGATTTATTAGTTAACGATTTAATAATTTTAGAACTCAAAGCTGTAGAGGAAATACTCCCTATTCATGAAGCTCAACTTTTAACATATATGAAAGTTTTGAAAAAGCCACAGGGATTACTGATTAACTTTTTCACAAATAATATCACCAAGTCTTTAAAACCGTTTATCAACGAATATTTTAAAGAGCTTCCGGACTAA
- a CDS encoding TIGR00730 family Rossman fold protein gives MRTEGTRDESLENTELDINETKLHNSLREKTWDETITKDSWMVFKVMAEFVDGYEKMARIGPCVSIFGSARLKPESKYYQMAVEIAEKITKIGFGVITGGGPGIMEAGNKGAFNAEGKSIGLNIDLPFEQHFNPYINKLYSLNFDYFFVRKVMFVKYSQGFIVMPGGFGTLDELTEAMTLIQTNKIGRFPIVLVGSEFWGGLLEWFKATLLKEGMISEGDLDLYRVVDSADEAVAHIKAFYDKYSVNVNF, from the coding sequence ATGAGAACTGAAGGAACAAGAGACGAAAGTTTAGAAAATACAGAATTAGATATCAACGAAACTAAATTACATAATAGTTTACGCGAAAAAACCTGGGACGAAACCATTACCAAAGACAGTTGGATGGTTTTCAAAGTAATGGCAGAGTTTGTAGATGGCTACGAAAAAATGGCAAGAATAGGACCTTGCGTTTCTATTTTCGGGTCTGCAAGATTGAAACCTGAAAGTAAATATTACCAAATGGCTGTTGAAATTGCTGAAAAAATTACTAAAATAGGTTTCGGTGTAATTACAGGAGGTGGTCCCGGAATTATGGAAGCCGGAAACAAAGGCGCTTTCAATGCAGAAGGAAAATCAATAGGGCTAAATATCGATCTTCCTTTCGAACAACATTTTAATCCGTATATTAACAAACTGTATTCGCTGAATTTTGATTATTTCTTTGTAAGAAAAGTGATGTTTGTAAAATACTCCCAAGGATTTATTGTTATGCCGGGAGGTTTTGGTACATTAGACGAACTTACAGAAGCAATGACACTAATTCAAACCAATAAAATAGGACGTTTTCCAATTGTTTTGGTAGGATCTGAGTTTTGGGGCGGTTTGCTGGAATGGTTTAAAGCAACATTACTAAAAGAAGGAATGATTTCTGAAGGTGATCTTGATCTTTACCGTGTGGTAGATAGCGCAGACGAAGCAGTAGCTCACATTAAGGCTTTTTATGACAAGTACTCTGTGAACGTTAACTTTTAA